A single Acidimicrobiales bacterium DNA region contains:
- a CDS encoding LysR family transcriptional regulator, with amino-acid sequence MEQREIEIFLVLAEELHFGRAAERLHVSTARVSQTVRKLEVRIGGQLFERTSRRVALTPIGRRLDDDLRPAYQQIQEGVDRAVAAARGIRDTLRVGFVGASAGQFVLEVAAEFEPEHTGVDVQIRENQFGDGLELLRGSEIDMLLAVLPLRGARQAGLSSGDVLFTEDRLLAVSARHPYAGRESVTLDDVARAKVLRSPPAIPDYWDEMLAPTHRPDGQPYERGPTFATVQEMLALVGAGKGSYPVPVQASVYYVRPDVAYVPISDAVPFEWRFIWPTAAETRSVRAFDRAAAAHARRRDPDVP; translated from the coding sequence GTGGAGCAGCGTGAGATCGAGATCTTCCTGGTCCTGGCCGAGGAGCTGCACTTCGGGCGGGCCGCCGAGCGGCTCCACGTGTCGACCGCCCGGGTGAGCCAGACCGTCCGCAAGCTGGAGGTCCGCATCGGTGGGCAGCTCTTCGAGCGCACCAGCCGCCGGGTCGCCCTCACCCCCATCGGCCGGCGGCTCGACGACGACCTCCGGCCCGCCTACCAGCAGATCCAGGAGGGCGTCGACCGGGCCGTGGCGGCCGCCCGCGGCATCCGCGACACGCTGCGGGTCGGGTTCGTCGGCGCCTCCGCCGGCCAGTTCGTGCTGGAGGTGGCGGCCGAGTTCGAGCCGGAGCACACCGGGGTCGACGTGCAGATCCGGGAGAACCAGTTCGGCGACGGCCTCGAGCTCCTCCGGGGCAGCGAGATCGACATGCTCCTCGCCGTGCTGCCGCTCCGGGGCGCCCGGCAGGCGGGGCTCAGCAGCGGCGACGTGCTGTTCACGGAGGACCGGCTGCTCGCCGTGTCGGCCCGGCACCCCTACGCCGGGCGGGAGTCGGTGACGCTCGACGACGTGGCCCGGGCCAAGGTGCTGCGCTCGCCGCCCGCCATCCCCGACTACTGGGACGAGATGCTCGCTCCCACCCATCGCCCCGACGGGCAGCCCTACGAGCGGGGACCGACCTTCGCCACCGTGCAGGAGATGCTCGCCCTGGTGGGCGCGGGCAAGGGCAGCTACCCGGTGCCGGTCCAGGCCAGCGTGTACTACGTCCGCCCCGACGTCGCCTACGTGCCCATCAGCGACGCCGTGCCGTTCGAGTGGCGCTTCATCTGGCCGACCGCCGCCGAGACCCGGAGCGTCCGCGCCTTCGACCGCGCAGCCGCGGCCCACGCCAGGCGTCGGGATCCCGACGTTCCGTAG
- a CDS encoding AMP-binding protein yields the protein MTNVAALHELIAGAVGDRACIVQADRRLSWAEVTDRTRRLAAVLGDAGLGVHGDPLDVEPWESPHDHVALYLYNGNEYLEGMLGAWKARCAAVNVNYRYVATELAYVLRDSRAGAIVVGGTFVETLAEVLPDLPDLRLVLQVDDGSGAPLLPGAVDYEAALAVATPVAPVGLSPADRYILYTGGTTGMPKGVLWRQDDFLVGALGISGPADEIVAAAARRVALATLPSAPFMHGAAHWNALSSLLAGGTIVLPADPSRVDPADILATIEREQVSSLQIVGDAFARPLLAELARQQARGDGHGPDLSSLRYVVSGGAVLSRPVKDQLVAAVPGLRIVDVLGASETGRQAVGSRSTGGFQPSEGTAILSEDRSRVLAPGDDELGWLAQKGHVPLGYLGDPDKTRATFPTVDGARYAVPGDRVRWSPDGTVEFFGRDSVTINTGGEKVFAEEVEQALTSHPAVEDALVVGRPDPRWGQAVVAVLSLREGVAAPPGDDDLRDHCRRTIAAYKVPKAFFWSPTVERSPSGKPDYAWARTVVTA from the coding sequence ATGACGAACGTGGCCGCGCTGCACGAGCTGATCGCCGGCGCGGTGGGCGACCGTGCCTGCATCGTCCAGGCCGACCGGCGCCTCTCCTGGGCCGAGGTGACCGACCGCACCCGGCGCCTCGCGGCCGTGTTGGGCGACGCTGGCCTCGGCGTCCACGGCGACCCGCTCGACGTCGAGCCGTGGGAATCGCCCCACGACCACGTCGCCCTCTACCTCTACAACGGCAACGAGTACCTGGAGGGCATGCTCGGCGCCTGGAAGGCCCGCTGCGCCGCGGTCAACGTCAACTACCGCTACGTCGCCACCGAGCTGGCGTACGTGCTGCGCGACAGCCGGGCCGGGGCGATCGTGGTGGGCGGCACGTTCGTCGAGACGCTCGCCGAGGTGCTGCCCGACCTCCCCGACCTGCGCCTGGTGCTCCAGGTGGACGACGGGTCGGGAGCGCCGCTGCTGCCGGGGGCGGTCGACTACGAGGCGGCGCTGGCCGTGGCCACGCCGGTCGCTCCCGTGGGGCTGTCGCCGGCCGACCGCTACATCCTCTACACCGGTGGCACCACGGGGATGCCGAAGGGCGTGCTGTGGCGCCAGGACGACTTCCTGGTGGGTGCGCTGGGCATCAGCGGTCCGGCCGACGAGATCGTGGCGGCCGCGGCCCGGCGGGTGGCCTTGGCGACGCTGCCGTCGGCGCCGTTCATGCACGGCGCCGCCCACTGGAACGCCCTGTCGTCGTTGCTGGCCGGCGGCACGATCGTGCTACCCGCCGACCCCAGCCGCGTCGACCCCGCCGACATCCTCGCCACGATCGAGCGGGAGCAGGTGTCGTCGCTGCAGATCGTGGGCGACGCCTTCGCCCGGCCGCTGCTCGCCGAGCTGGCCCGGCAGCAGGCCCGGGGCGACGGCCACGGGCCCGACCTGTCGAGCCTCCGCTACGTGGTGTCCGGCGGGGCGGTCCTGTCGCGACCCGTGAAGGACCAGCTGGTGGCCGCCGTGCCGGGGCTGCGGATCGTCGACGTGCTGGGCGCGTCGGAGACCGGCCGCCAGGCGGTGGGCTCCCGGTCGACCGGCGGGTTCCAGCCGTCGGAGGGCACGGCGATCCTGTCCGAGGACCGCTCCCGGGTGCTGGCCCCCGGCGACGACGAGCTGGGCTGGCTGGCCCAGAAGGGCCACGTGCCGCTGGGCTACCTCGGCGACCCGGACAAGACGCGGGCGACGTTCCCGACCGTGGACGGCGCCCGCTACGCCGTGCCCGGCGACCGGGTGCGATGGTCGCCGGACGGCACGGTGGAGTTCTTCGGCCGCGACTCGGTGACCATCAACACCGGCGGCGAGAAGGTCTTCGCCGAGGAGGTGGAGCAGGCGCTCACCTCCCACCCGGCGGTCGAGGATGCCCTGGTGGTGGGCCGTCCCGACCCCCGTTGGGGCCAGGCGGTGGTGGCGGTCCTGTCGCTGCGGGAGGGCGTCGCCGCGCCGCCGGGCGACGACGACCTGCGTGACCACTGCCGCCGCACGATCGCCGCCTACAAGGTCCCCAAGGCCTTCTTCTGGTCGCCCACCGTCGAGCGCTCCCCCAGCGGCAAGCCCGACTACGCCTGGGCGCGCACCGTCGTCACCGCCTGA